In Candidatus Defluviibacterium haderslevense, the following are encoded in one genomic region:
- the topA gene encoding type I DNA topoisomerase has translation MANKLLIVESPAKAKTIEKFLGNEFKVKSSYGHIRDLEKGSKGIDIEHEFQPSYIVSPDKLKVVKELKDWVNKVDEVWLATDEDREGEAISWHLCEVLGLDPKVVKRIVFREITKTAIQAAVKAPRTVDLDLVNAQQARRVLDRLVGFELSEVLWRKVKNKLSAGRVQSVAVKLVVDREREIQDFNSSAYYKVDGTFLVKKDNQDVLLKATLNSRFDTNKDAQQFLESCIGSEYKVENIEVKPVKRYPAPPFTTSTLQQEASRKMGFGVNRTMSAAQKLYEEGHITYMRTDSTSLSVGALQSMADEINHLFGEKYVNTRQYKTKNSNAQEAHEAIRPTYMNIRNAGDTTDQQKLYELIWKRAMASQMSPAELEKTEVNIGISKNKQFHFVAEGEVLLFDGFLKLYIESSDEEDDEQAGMLPPLKVNDKLPNKVITATERFTRSAARYTEAGLIKKLEELGIGRPSTYAPTISKIMEIERGYVVKESREGVIREYNMLTLQDGKIKSSKETENTGATKNVLYPTDIGMIVTDYLSNHFGEIMNYGFTAEIEKDFDEIADGKRNWVKMIDEFYWPFHKGVAKVMEEGERARGRRDLGLDPVSGRKLIVQLTRFGPVVQIGDIDELDENEKPRYANLRQGQNMETITFEEAMDLFKLPKDLGQHEGQPVIIGAGRFGPYVKFGEQFISIPRGMDPLELSLESAIELIQGKQAEDAPMGYYKELPITKGKGRFGPFIKWNGMFINVPRRINLDTITMEEAIPLIDAKEVKESNRYIHNWVDEKISVENGRWGPYIKFGKKILPIPKFNDQKVTSEIAATMGIDDFKKMIEAQIPGAFEKKVRAKSAAKAKTTTAKPKAAAKPKVTAKAKATTVKKK, from the coding sequence ATGGCTAATAAACTCCTCATAGTAGAGTCACCAGCAAAAGCGAAAACGATTGAAAAATTCTTAGGTAATGAATTCAAAGTGAAGTCTTCATATGGCCATATCAGAGATCTTGAGAAAGGATCAAAGGGAATAGATATTGAACATGAATTTCAGCCAAGCTACATCGTTTCGCCAGATAAACTTAAGGTAGTCAAGGAGTTAAAGGATTGGGTAAATAAAGTAGATGAAGTGTGGTTAGCGACGGATGAGGACCGAGAAGGAGAAGCCATATCGTGGCATTTGTGTGAAGTATTGGGTCTAGATCCAAAAGTCGTTAAGCGTATTGTATTTAGAGAAATAACAAAGACAGCTATTCAAGCTGCGGTCAAAGCCCCAAGAACTGTGGATCTTGATTTGGTCAATGCCCAACAAGCAAGAAGGGTACTGGACAGATTGGTAGGATTCGAATTATCAGAAGTATTGTGGCGAAAGGTCAAAAATAAACTCTCCGCAGGTCGCGTACAATCTGTAGCTGTTAAGTTAGTAGTAGATCGTGAACGAGAAATCCAGGACTTTAATAGTTCGGCTTATTACAAAGTGGATGGTACTTTCTTGGTAAAAAAAGATAATCAGGATGTGTTATTAAAGGCTACATTAAATAGTCGGTTCGACACGAACAAGGACGCGCAGCAATTCCTCGAGTCGTGTATTGGATCAGAATACAAAGTAGAGAATATTGAAGTTAAACCTGTAAAAAGATATCCGGCACCTCCTTTTACAACATCAACCCTTCAACAAGAAGCCAGCCGTAAAATGGGATTTGGGGTGAATCGAACCATGTCAGCTGCACAAAAGCTCTATGAAGAAGGCCATATTACTTATATGCGTACAGATTCTACCAGTTTAAGTGTAGGCGCATTGCAGTCCATGGCAGATGAAATCAACCATTTGTTTGGAGAAAAATATGTAAACACAAGACAATATAAAACCAAGAATAGTAATGCTCAGGAGGCCCACGAAGCCATACGTCCTACATATATGAATATTAGGAATGCCGGAGACACTACAGATCAACAAAAACTCTATGAATTAATATGGAAGCGTGCCATGGCTTCACAAATGTCGCCAGCGGAATTAGAGAAAACAGAAGTTAATATTGGTATTTCTAAAAACAAACAATTCCATTTTGTTGCTGAAGGTGAAGTATTGTTGTTTGATGGATTTTTGAAATTATACATTGAATCTTCTGATGAGGAAGATGATGAACAAGCTGGAATGTTGCCGCCACTTAAGGTGAATGACAAATTACCGAATAAAGTCATTACAGCTACAGAGCGATTTACCAGATCAGCGGCTCGTTATACTGAAGCAGGTTTGATTAAAAAACTGGAAGAGTTGGGAATTGGTCGACCATCTACGTATGCTCCGACCATTAGTAAAATCATGGAGATAGAACGCGGATACGTTGTCAAAGAATCCAGGGAAGGGGTGATCAGAGAATACAATATGTTGACATTGCAAGATGGCAAAATCAAATCGAGCAAAGAAACAGAAAACACGGGTGCCACAAAAAATGTATTATATCCAACTGATATTGGAATGATCGTTACCGATTACTTGTCCAATCATTTTGGAGAAATCATGAACTATGGATTTACAGCAGAAATTGAAAAAGATTTTGATGAAATAGCAGATGGTAAGCGCAATTGGGTGAAAATGATCGATGAGTTTTATTGGCCATTTCACAAAGGTGTCGCTAAAGTCATGGAAGAAGGTGAGCGAGCACGTGGACGCAGAGATCTGGGGCTTGATCCAGTGTCAGGGCGGAAATTGATCGTACAGTTAACCCGTTTTGGTCCTGTAGTTCAGATCGGTGATATTGATGAACTGGATGAAAATGAAAAACCCCGATATGCCAATCTTCGACAAGGTCAAAACATGGAGACCATCACTTTCGAAGAAGCCATGGATTTATTCAAGCTTCCAAAAGATCTTGGACAACATGAAGGACAACCCGTAATTATAGGCGCAGGTCGATTTGGTCCATATGTCAAATTTGGTGAACAATTTATTTCTATACCGAGAGGCATGGATCCTTTGGAATTAAGTTTGGAATCTGCCATTGAATTAATTCAAGGTAAGCAAGCAGAAGATGCTCCTATGGGATATTATAAAGAGCTTCCAATCACAAAAGGAAAAGGAAGATTCGGCCCTTTCATCAAGTGGAATGGTATGTTTATCAATGTACCAAGGCGGATTAATTTAGATACCATAACCATGGAAGAAGCCATTCCATTAATAGATGCGAAAGAAGTTAAAGAGTCAAATCGATATATTCATAATTGGGTTGATGAAAAAATAAGTGTAGAAAATGGACGATGGGGACCATATATTAAATTTGGTAAAAAAATACTACCCATTCCAAAATTCAATGATCAAAAAGTGACTTCTGAGATTGCTGCAACCATGGGAATTGATGATTTTAAAAAGATGATCGAAGCCCAAATTCCTGGAGCTTTTGAAAAGAAAGTACGGGCAAAATCCGCAGCTAAAGCGAAGACCACAACAGCCAAGCCAAAAGCTGCGGCTAAACCTAAAGTGACAGCGAAGGCGAAAGCAACTACTGTTAAGAAGAAGTAA
- a CDS encoding SGNH/GDSL hydrolase family protein, which produces MKNLCQYSLSRIRIIASLIILSITTEACEKTEPAFQPPIVIVNPSDSTKSILFVGNSLTYYNDLPGLVSKLGKDSGIVIKTEMVAYPNYALEDHWNDGQIQTLIATKKYDFVVVQQGPSSQAEGREILLDYGARIKNLCIPHNTKLAFFMVWPTFANFQTFDGVIKNYTDAAVTTNSLLCPVGTAWKEHFLATGDYSYYGPDKFHPSQKGSENAALIIFKTLIKK; this is translated from the coding sequence ATGAAAAACCTATGCCAATACAGTTTGTCGAGAATACGAATTATTGCCAGTCTTATTATTTTGAGCATTACAACAGAGGCATGTGAAAAGACTGAGCCAGCTTTTCAACCTCCAATAGTAATAGTCAACCCGAGTGATTCTACCAAAAGCATACTCTTTGTCGGAAACAGCCTCACCTATTACAATGACTTGCCTGGCTTGGTTTCCAAGCTTGGAAAAGATAGTGGCATAGTAATCAAGACTGAAATGGTAGCTTATCCAAATTATGCACTTGAGGATCATTGGAATGATGGGCAGATACAAACACTTATTGCAACAAAAAAATATGATTTTGTAGTAGTGCAGCAGGGTCCTTCTTCGCAGGCCGAGGGTCGGGAAATATTGCTCGATTACGGGGCAAGAATTAAAAATCTATGCATACCACATAATACCAAACTGGCTTTTTTTATGGTATGGCCTACTTTTGCAAACTTTCAAACTTTTGATGGGGTAATAAAAAATTATACTGATGCAGCTGTGACAACCAATTCACTGTTATGTCCGGTTGGTACAGCATGGAAGGAACATTTTTTAGCAACCGGTGATTATTCTTATTACGGGCCTGACAAATTTCATCCATCCCAAAAGGGAAGCGAAAATGCAGCGCTGATAATATTTAAAACTTTAATTAAGAAATAA
- the pbpC gene encoding penicillin-binding protein 1C, whose translation MSLLKIVIIGFFLLWFGSIIGAHYLFDEVSYSPVLYDRNGVLLGAKVAKDGQWRFPVRQALPESYIQAVTVFEDKRFFYHLGIDPIAIIQALYKNITRRKIVSGGSTITMQVVRLALKTNQRTIINKIIESWLATGLEFLYSKKKILFFYSQLAPYGSNVVGIESAMWRYYSKDVLDLSWAEASLLAVLPNQPSMLHVNRNRSLLKIKRDQLLNKLQHKKIISSEEYELALLEPLPDKPNPLPKSAPHLLEYLIQKYPKKYIFNSTIDDRIQNDVIQKSRDVHKQLLQNEIHNLAVLVVDNNTGEIISYLGNSTDSDSAKQTANTMVDMVNTPRSSGSILKPLLYAAAMDRGLITPCSVIPDIPILINGFRAENFSRQYQGLASGIDVIQKSLNVPSVLLLKDYGIPAFYLILKKLKFSNLFRPADDYGLSLILGGAEINMKDLAWAYSYLANTNNQFANTKNTYPDIDSYQLSILLGEQKNGIDRTQAPPVFSVGSIYNMFNTMSGSSLSDGKKNNHGIAWKTGTSFGYKDAWCVGITPQYTVVVWVGNSNGMSRPGLIGAHVAAPLMFDIMEALPNTKELEIPYDDLKFTGLCRQSGFLPNPNCKDIDSLFVPTPCLKSKQCPFHETLHLDTLGQYQVYRTCEQYIIDSSFYMLPPTIEYFYKLGHPELPQIPAYRFDCLTNQINGSSPLAFIYPDKGAQIVTPIDLKNQERDVVFKATHRDPLATVQWFMDETYIGETKGQHQISINPSKGVHIFMIMDDLGHSSMIKVDVLK comes from the coding sequence ATGAGTTTGTTGAAAATTGTCATTATAGGATTTTTTCTATTGTGGTTTGGTTCCATTATTGGTGCTCATTATTTATTTGATGAAGTAAGTTATTCTCCGGTGCTCTATGATCGAAATGGTGTACTATTGGGAGCAAAAGTTGCTAAGGATGGGCAATGGCGATTTCCAGTGAGGCAAGCATTGCCAGAGTCTTATATTCAAGCAGTAACTGTGTTCGAAGATAAACGATTTTTTTATCATTTAGGTATCGATCCAATAGCAATAATACAGGCATTGTATAAGAATATTACAAGGCGAAAAATTGTCAGCGGAGGTAGTACGATCACTATGCAAGTGGTGCGTTTAGCTTTAAAGACCAATCAACGTACGATAATCAATAAAATCATTGAATCATGGCTGGCAACAGGACTTGAATTTTTGTATTCTAAAAAGAAGATTTTGTTTTTCTATTCTCAATTAGCTCCTTACGGTTCGAATGTAGTAGGAATAGAATCTGCAATGTGGAGATATTACAGTAAGGATGTATTGGATCTGAGCTGGGCAGAAGCTTCATTGCTAGCGGTCTTACCTAATCAACCATCCATGTTACATGTTAATCGAAATAGAAGTTTGCTCAAAATAAAGCGTGATCAATTATTGAACAAATTACAACATAAAAAAATTATATCTTCAGAAGAATATGAATTGGCATTATTAGAGCCCTTACCGGATAAGCCTAATCCACTACCGAAAAGTGCACCTCATTTGTTGGAATATTTAATTCAAAAATATCCTAAGAAATATATTTTTAATTCAACTATTGATGATCGCATACAGAATGATGTAATACAAAAATCAAGAGATGTTCATAAGCAACTTTTGCAGAATGAGATTCATAATCTTGCCGTTTTGGTAGTTGATAACAATACGGGAGAAATTATTTCTTATTTAGGAAATTCAACGGATAGTGATTCGGCAAAACAGACTGCAAACACAATGGTAGATATGGTGAATACCCCAAGAAGTTCCGGTAGTATCCTGAAGCCATTATTGTATGCAGCTGCAATGGATCGAGGTTTAATAACCCCATGTTCAGTCATTCCTGATATACCCATTTTAATCAATGGATTTCGTGCAGAGAATTTTTCACGTCAATATCAGGGATTAGCAAGTGGCATAGATGTCATTCAAAAATCCTTAAATGTTCCGAGTGTTTTGTTGTTAAAAGATTATGGCATACCAGCTTTTTATTTAATCTTGAAGAAACTTAAATTTTCTAATTTGTTTCGCCCTGCTGATGATTATGGATTGTCATTAATATTAGGAGGGGCTGAGATCAACATGAAAGATTTAGCATGGGCGTACTCTTATCTAGCTAACACCAATAACCAATTTGCTAACACAAAAAACACCTATCCCGATATTGATTCTTATCAATTGTCCATTTTATTAGGAGAACAAAAAAATGGTATAGATAGAACTCAAGCTCCACCGGTATTTTCTGTTGGATCCATTTACAATATGTTTAATACCATGAGTGGTAGCTCTTTATCCGATGGTAAAAAAAACAATCATGGTATCGCATGGAAAACCGGTACATCATTTGGATATAAAGATGCCTGGTGTGTTGGTATAACACCGCAATACACCGTAGTTGTTTGGGTTGGAAATTCGAATGGAATGTCAAGACCCGGATTAATAGGTGCGCATGTTGCGGCACCATTAATGTTTGATATTATGGAAGCTTTGCCGAATACCAAGGAGCTTGAAATTCCATATGATGATTTGAAGTTTACAGGTCTTTGTCGTCAATCTGGATTTTTGCCTAATCCAAATTGTAAAGACATTGATTCTTTATTTGTTCCAACTCCTTGCCTAAAATCAAAACAATGTCCCTTTCATGAAACCTTGCATCTAGATACTTTAGGTCAATATCAAGTATATAGAACTTGTGAACAGTATATCATTGATTCCAGTTTTTATATGTTGCCTCCGACCATTGAATATTTTTACAAATTAGGGCATCCTGAATTACCTCAAATTCCAGCTTACAGATTCGATTGTTTAACGAATCAAATCAACGGATCGAGCCCATTAGCATTTATTTATCCTGATAAGGGTGCCCAAATAGTGACGCCCATAGATTTGAAAAACCAAGAGCGAGATGTGGTATTTAAAGCTACACATCGTGATCCTCTGGCCACTGTTCAATGGTTCATGGATGAAACTTATATTGGAGAGACGAAGGGTCAGCATCAAATCAGTATTAATCCTTCAAAAGGAGTCCATATTTTTATGATTATGGACGATTTAGGACATTCATCCATGATAAAGGTTGACGTGTTGAAGTAA
- a CDS encoding histidine kinase codes for MNKSVWLHILFWMVYFSINLFTGLYLSSSNNINPSLDLFNKTALSQLLLLLIKIPAVYYVLYSLIPRWLKQPGKFMLFIEAFVAMCFFVLAYRVMIHFVIWPYVTFNKPQTFTTLEFTARLFYSIFDILQVVGIAAAIKLFRLRINAIKNEKALIQEKLQSEMLHLKSQINPHFLFNMLNSIYSLSRAQSASTPDTVMKLSKILRYMIYETGKITVPIEEEIKIIDDFIELQQLRFGKRLQVKMEKHIENSSTQVTPLILFPLIENAFKHGNGSGTSEILFNITLIQNSLDVSVINPIEGSSVQSNGEEGIGLPNLRRQLELLYRDYSFVHFEKDNHFVVNLRINLASYAGFELFDSRG; via the coding sequence ATGAATAAGAGCGTTTGGTTACACATTTTATTCTGGATGGTTTATTTCAGTATCAATCTCTTTACTGGGCTATACCTTTCCAGTTCCAATAACATTAACCCTTCACTTGATTTATTCAATAAGACAGCGTTGAGCCAACTACTCTTATTATTAATTAAAATACCTGCAGTTTATTATGTTTTATATTCACTGATTCCAAGATGGTTGAAACAACCGGGTAAGTTCATGCTGTTTATTGAAGCTTTTGTTGCAATGTGTTTTTTTGTGTTGGCTTATCGTGTCATGATACATTTTGTAATATGGCCTTATGTTACATTCAATAAGCCGCAGACGTTTACCACCCTTGAGTTTACAGCACGATTATTTTATTCGATTTTCGATATATTGCAGGTGGTTGGAATCGCTGCAGCTATTAAATTATTCCGGTTGCGGATAAATGCTATCAAAAATGAAAAAGCGCTTATACAAGAAAAACTACAATCAGAAATGCTGCATCTTAAATCGCAAATCAATCCTCACTTTTTGTTTAATATGCTCAACAGCATTTACTCGCTTTCGAGAGCACAATCTGCTTCAACGCCTGATACTGTTATGAAGCTGTCAAAAATTCTTCGCTATATGATTTATGAAACTGGAAAAATAACGGTTCCTATAGAAGAAGAGATAAAAATTATTGATGATTTTATAGAGCTGCAGCAACTTCGTTTTGGAAAAAGATTACAGGTGAAAATGGAAAAGCATATTGAGAACAGCTCCACGCAAGTAACACCACTAATACTTTTTCCACTTATTGAAAATGCATTTAAGCACGGAAATGGTTCTGGGACTTCAGAAATCCTATTCAATATTACATTGATTCAAAATTCGCTTGATGTAAGCGTAATAAATCCTATTGAAGGTTCATCTGTTCAATCAAATGGTGAAGAAGGAATAGGTTTGCCAAACCTCCGCAGACAACTCGAACTGCTGTACAGAGATTATTCATTTGTTCATTTTGAAAAAGATAATCACTTCGTAGTAAATTTGCGGATTAACTTAGCATCATATGCAGGATTTGAATTGTTTGATAGTAGAGGATGA
- a CDS encoding VCBS repeat-containing protein, whose translation MKISHHYIFVSKQILIILFSHLMVNATFAQTFTKITSGPFVTSDGDSRSVNWVDVNGDGFIDCMITNGPTEGQDNFLYINNGTGGFTALTGDTIVKDNKPSDGATWADSDNDGDLDCFVVNWYNTKNLFYNNTRVGAFTQTQNAVETSGGYCETGSWGDYDNDGLLDLYVTRSGGTLATNKNLLFHNEGGNVFTKVLTGTPVTDAFISRSVNWTDIDSDGDLDLFVTNEKDQNENLYRNDGAGVFTKLTNGPLLNDGGKTMSSNWGDYDNDGDLDVFLANDQGNDGLFRNDGQFNFTKITSDTVSNCGGNSFSSAWSDIDNDGDIDLYVTNSFGTTTLWPNFLFLNNGNGSFTRVGNTAPATDLDWSYGCAFGDYDNDGFEDLAVATCRYNSVDRPDLLYHNDGNSNNWVTIKLVGTTTNKSAVGTKIRVKANINGNPVWQMRELSAQTSYCGQNDLRPHFGLGNATNIDSIKLEWLNGTVEYYTDITTNQFITIVQGKGITGINNESLLKINDVLIYPNPASTKINIIIPDEYRNENFVSFIYDQNGKLIYSSNNEKEIDINGLTIGTYTIKVKVGKSYNTQTIIKL comes from the coding sequence ATGAAAATAAGTCACCATTATATTTTCGTTTCCAAACAAATTCTCATTATTTTATTTAGCCATCTAATGGTTAATGCAACATTTGCGCAAACATTTACAAAGATTACTTCTGGTCCGTTTGTGACCTCTGATGGCGACTCGCGCAGTGTAAACTGGGTTGATGTAAATGGTGACGGATTTATAGATTGTATGATTACGAATGGTCCAACGGAAGGGCAAGACAATTTTCTATATATCAACAACGGCACCGGAGGGTTTACTGCTCTAACGGGCGATACCATTGTTAAGGACAATAAACCTTCGGATGGAGCAACATGGGCTGATAGTGACAATGATGGCGATTTAGATTGTTTTGTAGTAAACTGGTATAACACAAAAAATCTATTCTATAATAATACCAGAGTTGGTGCATTTACTCAAACTCAAAATGCTGTTGAAACCAGCGGTGGTTATTGTGAAACAGGATCGTGGGGCGATTATGACAATGATGGCTTGCTCGATTTATACGTTACCCGAAGTGGTGGCACCTTAGCCACAAATAAAAATTTGCTTTTTCATAATGAAGGAGGCAATGTATTTACAAAAGTGCTGACAGGCACGCCAGTTACAGATGCCTTTATTTCTCGAAGTGTTAACTGGACAGACATTGACAGCGATGGCGACCTTGATTTGTTTGTAACAAATGAAAAAGATCAAAATGAAAATTTATATCGCAATGATGGTGCAGGGGTATTTACTAAACTTACAAATGGTCCACTATTAAATGATGGAGGGAAAACAATGAGCAGCAATTGGGGTGATTATGATAATGATGGCGACCTTGATGTGTTTCTCGCTAACGATCAGGGAAATGATGGGCTTTTCAGAAATGATGGTCAATTTAATTTTACAAAAATCACTTCCGATACAGTTTCAAATTGCGGTGGAAATTCGTTTAGCTCGGCTTGGTCAGATATAGATAATGACGGTGACATAGATTTATATGTAACCAATTCATTTGGGACAACAACGCTTTGGCCTAATTTCCTTTTTCTAAATAATGGCAATGGTTCATTTACGAGAGTGGGAAACACCGCACCTGCAACTGATTTAGATTGGTCTTATGGTTGCGCTTTTGGTGATTATGACAATGACGGCTTTGAGGATCTAGCAGTAGCTACCTGCAGGTATAACTCGGTTGACCGTCCTGATTTACTTTATCACAATGATGGCAATTCAAATAACTGGGTCACGATAAAGCTTGTTGGCACTACAACAAATAAATCTGCTGTAGGAACTAAAATAAGAGTAAAAGCAAACATTAACGGCAATCCGGTTTGGCAGATGAGAGAACTATCTGCACAAACTTCATATTGCGGGCAAAATGATTTGCGTCCACATTTTGGTTTAGGTAATGCTACAAATATTGATTCAATAAAGCTAGAATGGCTGAATGGCACTGTTGAATATTATACCGATATTACCACGAATCAATTTATTACAATTGTTCAAGGAAAGGGTATTACCGGTATAAATAATGAGAGCCTTTTAAAAATAAATGATGTGTTAATTTATCCTAATCCAGCATCAACTAAGATAAACATAATAATACCAGATGAATACCGGAATGAAAACTTTGTTAGCTTTATATATGATCAAAACGGCAAATTAATTTACTCATCAAATAATGAAAAGGAAATTGATATTAACGGGTTAACCATAGGCACATATACAATAAAGGTTAAAGTTGGTAAAAGCTATAATACTCAAACTATCATAAAACTTTGA
- a CDS encoding tetratricopeptide repeat protein produces MMTTLKNISTSALIVLASLYHASGQSNALADTYLQQAIEFRKTMKPDSAIVYYEKASAEFNKQGNIEKLIDSYNQIGIILTRQDQYELAKTYLNKALSTGLSTLDANNLDIATTYISLGVIYNAEENYEQSLIYHYKALNIRLIKLGANHADVATSYGNIGNVHRNNKDYDLSIDAHLKALSIREKVFGPNSAEIIESYVGLGNTYRESKEFDTALEYFEKALKNKIIQRGEEHKDLVKFYKYISDVCYLKGDQLKGDEYKTKYKEIEQKSQ; encoded by the coding sequence ATGATGACAACATTAAAAAATATTTCTACATCCGCTTTAATTGTACTAGCCTCATTGTACCATGCAAGTGGACAAAGTAATGCACTAGCTGATACCTATCTGCAGCAAGCAATCGAATTTAGGAAAACCATGAAACCTGACAGTGCCATAGTTTATTATGAAAAAGCATCTGCCGAATTCAATAAACAAGGGAACATTGAAAAATTAATAGACTCATATAATCAAATAGGAATTATTTTAACGAGGCAAGATCAATATGAACTTGCTAAAACCTATTTAAATAAGGCTTTATCAACGGGACTTTCAACACTTGATGCAAATAATCTGGACATTGCAACGACGTATATTAGCTTGGGCGTCATTTATAATGCGGAAGAAAATTACGAACAGTCCTTAATTTACCATTACAAAGCGCTCAACATTAGATTAATTAAACTTGGAGCAAACCATGCCGACGTGGCAACGAGTTATGGCAACATAGGCAATGTCCATCGCAACAATAAAGATTATGATCTATCCATTGATGCACATTTAAAGGCACTATCGATCAGGGAAAAAGTCTTTGGACCAAACAGCGCAGAAATTATTGAATCTTATGTAGGCCTTGGGAATACCTATAGAGAGTCTAAAGAATTTGATACTGCATTGGAATATTTTGAAAAAGCATTAAAAAATAAAATCATTCAACGCGGTGAGGAACATAAGGATTTGGTAAAATTTTATAAATACATCAGCGATGTGTGCTATTTGAAAGGAGACCAATTGAAAGGTGACGAATATAAAACCAAATACAAAGAAATCGAACAGAAATCACAATAA
- a CDS encoding DUF1905 domain-containing protein — protein sequence MEAKGIKYEFNAMPWKYSGPAGWVFVSLPDQMSKEIRDTFKNEEEGWGRLKAIAKLGNTEWQTAIWFDSKMNTYLLPLKSEIRKKEKIDLGEILNLTIWI from the coding sequence ATGGAAGCAAAAGGAATAAAATACGAATTCAATGCAATGCCTTGGAAATACTCAGGTCCTGCTGGTTGGGTATTTGTTTCCCTTCCCGATCAAATGTCTAAAGAAATTAGAGATACTTTCAAGAACGAAGAAGAAGGTTGGGGACGACTTAAGGCAATAGCAAAATTAGGTAATACGGAATGGCAAACCGCCATATGGTTTGACTCAAAAATGAACACTTATTTATTACCCTTGAAATCTGAAATTAGAAAAAAAGAAAAAATAGATCTAGGTGAAATTCTAAATCTGACGATATGGATATAA
- a CDS encoding class I SAM-dependent methyltransferase, with protein MIKIDNPAFNYDKYGNKYSTYRQTDERIAEYIYKQLEDAKTILNVGAGAGSYEPPDKYIIAVEPSSAMREQRMKYQKVPAIIASADQLPFDDNSFDAAMAMITIHHWPDIEKGLQELRRVARQQVIVMTFDPDQLDQFWNAAYFPKVIEVEKARYPTIDFIKRGLGGNCKVIPIPIPLDCKDGFQEAFYGRPEAFLEPEVRLSQSAWGFIPNEVQAELVERLKMDLENGNWDRKYGHFRTQAYFTCALRLIVSTP; from the coding sequence ATGATAAAAATAGACAACCCAGCATTTAACTACGACAAATACGGAAATAAATATTCAACTTATAGACAAACAGATGAACGCATAGCGGAATATATTTATAAACAATTGGAGGACGCTAAAACAATTCTTAATGTTGGTGCTGGTGCCGGATCCTATGAACCACCTGATAAATACATTATCGCAGTAGAACCTTCATCAGCCATGCGTGAACAACGAATGAAGTATCAAAAAGTTCCGGCTATTATCGCATCTGCTGACCAGCTTCCATTTGATGACAACTCCTTTGATGCTGCAATGGCAATGATCACCATTCATCATTGGCCGGATATAGAAAAAGGGCTGCAAGAATTAAGAAGAGTTGCAAGACAGCAAGTCATCGTCATGACCTTTGACCCGGATCAACTTGATCAATTTTGGAATGCAGCATATTTTCCTAAAGTTATTGAAGTTGAAAAAGCACGCTATCCAACCATTGATTTTATTAAAAGGGGGCTTGGTGGCAATTGCAAGGTTATTCCTATACCCATCCCCTTAGACTGTAAAGATGGCTTTCAGGAGGCCTTTTATGGCAGACCTGAGGCGTTTTTGGAACCTGAAGTAAGATTATCCCAATCTGCCTGGGGTTTTATCCCAAACGAAGTACAGGCAGAACTTGTGGAACGATTAAAAATGGATTTGGAAAACGGGAATTGGGATAGAAAATATGGTCATTTTAGAACACAAGCCTATTTTACTTGTGCCTTAAGACTTATAGTTTCAACTCCTTAA